Proteins co-encoded in one Paracrocinitomix mangrovi genomic window:
- a CDS encoding cyclase family protein — MILKLNEKEFIDTDAPIDISIPIHNGKNPVLAWYYGPIELTPVMTDQFIGDVNQGGAVNFRHLSMNPHAHGTHTECVGHISKEWYSINKCLKTFHFKAALITVVPAKVFNDEFQKEDDVVQVEAIKEAIDNLDLPQDVDALVIRTMPNGINKLSKNYSSTNPIYYDEACIHFINDLGIKHLIVDLPSVDREEDKGVLAAHHAFWDYPNNPQLEKSITELVFIPDEVKDGIYVANIQITSLENDASPSKVVLFKIQS, encoded by the coding sequence ATGATTTTAAAACTCAACGAAAAAGAATTTATCGATACTGATGCACCTATTGATATTTCTATTCCAATTCACAATGGTAAAAATCCGGTTTTGGCCTGGTATTATGGTCCGATTGAGTTAACCCCGGTTATGACAGATCAATTTATTGGTGACGTCAATCAGGGAGGCGCAGTGAATTTCAGACATTTGAGTATGAATCCACACGCACATGGTACACATACTGAATGCGTTGGACATATTTCAAAGGAATGGTATTCTATTAATAAGTGCCTTAAAACTTTTCATTTTAAAGCGGCATTGATTACTGTAGTTCCTGCAAAAGTCTTTAATGATGAGTTTCAAAAAGAAGATGATGTAGTGCAGGTAGAGGCTATTAAAGAAGCTATAGATAATCTGGATTTACCTCAAGATGTAGATGCACTTGTAATTAGAACAATGCCAAATGGAATTAATAAACTTTCAAAAAATTATTCCAGTACCAACCCAATCTATTATGATGAAGCATGTATTCATTTTATCAATGACTTGGGGATAAAACATTTAATTGTAGATCTGCCATCAGTGGACAGAGAAGAAGATAAGGGTGTCTTGGCTGCACATCATGCATTTTGGGATTATCCAAACAATCCTCAATTAGAAAAATCAATAACCGAATTAGTTTTTATTCCGGATGAGGTGAAAGACGGAATATATGTGGCTAACATCCAAATTACCAGCCTTGAAAATGACGCTTCTCCTTCCAAAGTAGTGTTGTTTAAAATTCAATCTTAA
- the nusA gene encoding transcription termination factor NusA → MNALELIESFSEFKEFKNIDRETMMNILQDVFRSMLKKKYGSDDHIDVIINPDKGDVEIWINREIVPDGEVEDENLEISLSDAIKIEPDFEVGEEVAEEIKLGDFGRRNVLSLRQNLISRILELEKDHIYKKYKERIGEIITGEVYQVWKREILILDDEGNELILPKSEQIPSDYFKKGEAIRAVVARVDLRNNSPIIILSRTAPEFLERLFELEVPEVFDGLITIKKIVREPGERAKVAVESYDDRIDPVGACVGMKGARIHGIVRELKNENIDVINYTNNDKLFIQRALSPAKITSIELDEGNGRADVFLKPDQVSLAIGKGGHNIKLAGKLTGYEIDVYREGAEDIEDVDLDEFTDEIEEWVIEELKSIGLDSAKAVIELDKEELIKRTDLEEETIDDILQILRSEFE, encoded by the coding sequence ATGAATGCGCTGGAATTAATTGAGTCGTTTTCGGAATTTAAAGAATTTAAAAACATTGACAGAGAAACAATGATGAACATCTTACAAGATGTTTTTCGTTCAATGTTGAAGAAAAAATACGGTTCGGATGATCACATTGATGTAATTATTAACCCTGATAAAGGTGATGTTGAGATTTGGATCAACAGAGAAATCGTTCCTGATGGAGAAGTTGAAGATGAAAATCTTGAAATTTCATTGTCAGATGCTATTAAAATTGAACCTGACTTTGAAGTTGGTGAAGAGGTAGCAGAAGAAATTAAATTGGGAGATTTTGGAAGAAGAAATGTATTGTCATTACGTCAAAACCTTATTTCAAGAATTCTTGAATTAGAGAAAGATCATATCTACAAAAAATACAAAGAGAGAATTGGAGAAATCATCACCGGAGAAGTTTATCAGGTGTGGAAAAGAGAAATTCTTATTTTGGATGATGAAGGTAATGAATTGATCCTTCCTAAATCTGAACAAATACCTTCAGATTATTTCAAAAAAGGAGAAGCAATCAGAGCTGTGGTAGCACGTGTTGATTTAAGAAACAACTCTCCTATTATTATCCTTTCTAGAACTGCTCCTGAATTCTTGGAGAGATTGTTCGAGTTAGAAGTACCTGAAGTATTTGACGGATTGATTACAATTAAAAAGATTGTTAGAGAACCAGGAGAAAGAGCTAAAGTTGCCGTTGAATCATATGACGACAGAATTGATCCTGTTGGTGCATGTGTAGGTATGAAAGGAGCTAGAATTCACGGTATTGTTCGTGAGTTGAAAAATGAAAATATTGATGTAATCAATTATACCAATAACGATAAATTATTTATCCAAAGAGCATTATCTCCGGCAAAAATCACATCTATTGAATTAGATGAAGGAAACGGAAGAGCTGATGTGTTCTTGAAGCCTGATCAGGTTTCTTTAGCTATTGGTAAAGGTGGTCACAATATTAAATTAGCCGGAAAACTTACCGGTTACGAAATTGATGTTTACCGTGAAGGTGCAGAAGATATCGAAGATGTGGATCTTGACGAATTCACTGATGAAATCGAAGAATGGGTAATCGAAGAATTGAAATCTATTGGATTGGATTCTGCGAAAGCCGTTATCGAATTAGATAAAGAAGAGTTGATTAAAAGAACTGATCTAGAAGAAGAAACAATTGATGATATTCTTCAAATCTTAAGATCTGAGTTCGAGTAA
- a CDS encoding IPExxxVDY family protein has product MAKHKLTFDEEYDFQLIGICSSHSDYRLCWSINNSLSIGLNKEEDYSVIEKKQGEHLHSFYSYYDEEEHIEYYLIKNLSNNYQRLIPEKDQIDYFLVIKNNYVREINDILNQLKQIEVILTAFIFEPDELKSKSNLVF; this is encoded by the coding sequence ATGGCAAAGCATAAATTGACATTTGATGAAGAATACGATTTTCAATTGATCGGAATTTGCAGCAGTCATTCAGATTATAGACTTTGTTGGAGTATCAATAACAGTTTATCCATTGGATTAAACAAAGAAGAAGATTACAGTGTTATAGAGAAAAAGCAAGGTGAACATTTACATTCGTTTTACAGTTATTATGACGAAGAGGAGCACATTGAATATTATTTGATAAAAAACCTTTCAAACAACTATCAAAGACTTATTCCTGAGAAAGATCAAATAGATTATTTTTTAGTGATCAAGAATAACTACGTGCGAGAAATTAACGATATATTAAACCAATTGAAGCAAATTGAAGTTATTTTAACCGCATTTATTTTTGAGCCGGACGAATTAAAGTCCAAATCCAATTTAGTTTTTTAA
- the rimP gene encoding ribosome assembly cofactor RimP codes for MIAKELVKSLVEERIAERDEKLYIVDIIIRNGNQILIELDKEDGAVSIEDCIAISRNVEHNLDRDQEDFSLEVSSAGMTNPFKVTKQYLKNVGREVKVQLFEHGKSIEGTLLSADDEGIIIEKKEKVKVEGKKKKEWVTTEIPLKYVEIKETKLQISF; via the coding sequence ATGATAGCAAAAGAATTGGTAAAAAGCTTGGTTGAAGAGAGGATTGCTGAGAGAGATGAAAAGCTTTATATCGTGGATATTATCATTAGAAATGGCAATCAAATTTTGATCGAGTTAGATAAAGAAGATGGTGCCGTTTCAATTGAAGATTGTATTGCTATTAGTAGAAATGTTGAGCACAATTTAGATCGAGACCAGGAAGATTTTTCTTTAGAGGTTTCTTCTGCCGGAATGACAAATCCATTTAAGGTAACTAAACAGTACCTAAAGAATGTTGGCAGAGAAGTTAAAGTTCAATTATTTGAACATGGAAAATCGATAGAGGGAACTTTGTTAAGTGCAGATGACGAAGGTATCATTATCGAGAAAAAAGAAAAAGTAAAGGTCGAAGGGAAAAAGAAGAAAGAATGGGTGACAACGGAGATCCCACTTAAATATGTTGAAATCAAAGAAACTAAACTGCAAATTAGTTTTTAG